In Limisalsivibrio acetivorans, one genomic interval encodes:
- a CDS encoding NUDIX hydrolase, whose product MRERWKLLGIEEKFSDRVLSVEHRRYHFDGAGDSMPFSVVRMKDWVIVVPVTEEGKLVLVRQYRVGTDEVTLEFPGGAVNMGEDPAEGAPRELEEETGYISGRLSRLGSVKPNPAFLTNDCHAYLAEGCEAKGMMQPDPFEDVEPVELSLDEVKELARNGGINHSITLGALAIYLSTL is encoded by the coding sequence ATGAGAGAAAGATGGAAGCTCCTCGGTATAGAGGAGAAGTTTTCCGATAGAGTTTTGAGTGTGGAACACCGGCGTTATCACTTCGACGGCGCCGGTGATTCCATGCCCTTCTCCGTTGTTCGTATGAAGGACTGGGTAATCGTTGTGCCCGTAACCGAAGAGGGGAAGCTTGTGCTTGTTCGCCAATACAGGGTGGGAACCGATGAGGTAACTCTGGAATTCCCCGGCGGAGCGGTTAATATGGGAGAGGACCCGGCGGAGGGTGCCCCCAGAGAGCTGGAGGAGGAGACGGGTTATATATCCGGCAGATTAAGCCGCCTCGGCTCTGTTAAGCCGAACCCTGCCTTTCTTACCAACGACTGCCACGCATATCTGGCCGAGGGTTGCGAAGCGAAGGGGATGATGCAGCCCGATCCCTTTGAGGATGTGGAGCCCGTTGAGCTCAGCCTTGATGAGGTTAAGGAGCTCGCCAGAAACGGCGGGATAAACCACAGTATAACCCTTGGTGCACTGGCAATATACCTCAGCACGCTTTAA